The following is a genomic window from Saccharicrinis carchari.
CGAAGTGCAACATATCGATCATTACCCTAACTTTGAATCTGCCGATGACGCCATTAGCATAGAATCACTTTATATGGATAAAAGCAGGAACTTATGGATGATGCTGCGCAATGGACTGGCCGTAATTGCGCCGGGTAGTGACCTTCCCCAAAGTCTTCCCTATTTACAAGGACTGGTGACCACTGGCATGGTGGAGGACAGCACCGGAAATATTTGGGTGAGTACTTACAAGGGTATCCATAAATTCAAAGAGGATATGGGGGCGCCGGTTTCTATTTTAAGTGAATATGTATTTTACGACATCGCCTTTGATCGCGACCAAAATCAACTGTTGGCCGCCTCCGACAACGGGCTGTTGCGAATTAAACCGGATTGGGATGCGAAAGGGGGCAAAGGGATACCGATAATGCTATCGCAGTTAAAAGTATTTGATCAATTGATACTGCCTGGCCAGCCATTAAGGGGTACAACCATCCTTAATAAAAAACTTAATTATTCCGACACCATCGTACTTCCCCACTTTTCGCATACTTTTTCTATCGGACTAAATGCCTTGTCGTTTATTGAGCCTAACAAAAATACAATCCACTATCGTCTTGTAGGTTTCGAAAATATCTGGAACCATATAAAAGGCGCATCGGCTACGGCCACCTACACCAACGTACCTGCGGGTACCTATACTTTAAAGGTCAGGGCAAGTGGCGAGGATAGCGGGGATAGCGGAGAAAGGAGGGTGCTGACCATAATAAAACTGAAACCCTGGTGGGCCTCGAACCTGGCTTTGGTTTTTTATACCTTACTACTTGTGTTTATCATTTATCTGGTTTATAAAGTGTTGAAGTCGAGGATTATATTAAAGCAAGAGTTAAACTTTGAAAAGCAACGCCTGGAGCGGGAGCATGATCTCCACCAGCAAAAACTTCAATTCTTCACCAACATATCGCACGATGTACGTACACCGCTCACCCTGATGATTGGTCCGTTGGAGGAGATGCAGACCTCGGACGAGCTGCCTGTAAAGTTCAAAGGCAAGGTTTTTCGCATGTTGAAAAACGCCAGGATGCTGCACCATCTTGTCGATCAAGTGTTGGATTTCAGAAAGATGGAAACCGATAACCTCTCCCTCAATCTGTTTCAAATCAAGCTAAACGTCTTTATAAGGTACATCCATTTGCAATTCAAGGATATGGCCTTAAGTAAAAACATCGATTTTGAAATCTCGTGCCCCGATGAAGAAATTATCCTTGTATCCGACCCTAAAAAATTAGAATCCATCCTTTTTAATCTGCTTTCTAATGCCATTAAATTTACACGGCCTTATGGTCAAATATTTTTAGAGATAGATGCAGACGAATCACAAATATACCTTAACGTAAGGGACACCGGTATAGGGATACCCGAATCGGAATTAAACAATGTATTTGTCCGCTTTTACCGATCGCGGCACGAAAATGTGACACAGGGCACCGGCATAGGCTTAACGTTGGTGAAAAAATACGTAGAACTGCTTGGCGGACATATTACCGTAAAAAGCAAAGCGGGCAAAGGAACCGGATTTTTTATTGTGTGGCCGGTGCGGCCTGATGCGGAAGCGTTTGATAAATACGAACCGCTTCAGGAACAGGAATTAAGCGCAGAAACGGAAGCCGATCAAATAAAACATGATTCAGCGGGAGGAACAAAAAAAGAAACTATCGTAGCTATTGACGATAACACGGATATACTGGAGCACCTGACAGAAATATTACAACCTTATTACAAAGTATTTACCGCCACCAACGGAAAGGACGGCCTAAACGTCGTTCAGCGCAAAAACCCTGATTTGGTTATTTGCGATATCATGATGGAAGGCATGGACGGGATAGAGGTAACTGAAAAGATAAAAACCAACCTGGCCACATCGCACATACCCGTGATATTGTTGACGGCCAAAAATACAGTGGACGCTAAAATTGAAGGCTACGAAAAGGGTGCGGACTCTTATATCGAAAAGCCCTTCAACAGCCAGCTTTTAATTACGCGGATAAAAAGCCTGATAGAACGGCGTCGCCTGCTAAAGCGTAAGTTTATGGTATTGGACGCTCCCGCCGACAAAGTTGCACCTACATCGGTAGATGAAAGCTTTTTGAAGCAGGTAATCGCTACGATAGAAGATAACCTTACCGATTCGGACTT
Proteins encoded in this region:
- a CDS encoding hybrid sensor histidine kinase/response regulator transcription factor, producing MGIRIILILIFLQVLVSSLQADESKFVRYKTTDGLSFSNVNHLAEDDEGNIYASTRQGLSIFNGTSFIIFNQRNTPGFSNKVSMVLPLEKGYVLMGTSDRGLFLYDKFKERVFPVKSSFNGVDINLTVTSLVKDAKGFLWVGTFKGELFCISLQELLANLKENKTIEWSKAAQLKGAIDALCPFKDMLFAGDESKGIYRVRRVGDEFITDRPIEVSGSSKTYALAIYKDNLWIGTQTGIYRSDSIGSLGYNTTYLLKEPWQLKDNIVRTLSLHNDVLWAGTEGNGLFKLGVDGAGGIEEHFVYSLHKRHGLNSNYILTTLIDSRQNLWLGTWFGGINVMDLTQPAYSFVYDAKNENDIFSNIIWRIEKGQDQLFWLGTQGNGVCKYLNKEGNFKAVFNQNITSVSALHYDSGNNRLYVGSWGNGVKAFNLYNRKPIAREEQKFRDLKDERIYALTPDNKGGLWIGSFQKGLYRYNGNTNEIQKIPLPDEDANPIDIRCILYDSTNTTVWVGSLQQGLFKLQLTPLGEVQHIDHYPNFESADDAISIESLYMDKSRNLWMMLRNGLAVIAPGSDLPQSLPYLQGLVTTGMVEDSTGNIWVSTYKGIHKFKEDMGAPVSILSEYVFYDIAFDRDQNQLLAASDNGLLRIKPDWDAKGGKGIPIMLSQLKVFDQLILPGQPLRGTTILNKKLNYSDTIVLPHFSHTFSIGLNALSFIEPNKNTIHYRLVGFENIWNHIKGASATATYTNVPAGTYTLKVRASGEDSGDSGERRVLTIIKLKPWWASNLALVFYTLLLVFIIYLVYKVLKSRIILKQELNFEKQRLEREHDLHQQKLQFFTNISHDVRTPLTLMIGPLEEMQTSDELPVKFKGKVFRMLKNARMLHHLVDQVLDFRKMETDNLSLNLFQIKLNVFIRYIHLQFKDMALSKNIDFEISCPDEEIILVSDPKKLESILFNLLSNAIKFTRPYGQIFLEIDADESQIYLNVRDTGIGIPESELNNVFVRFYRSRHENVTQGTGIGLTLVKKYVELLGGHITVKSKAGKGTGFFIVWPVRPDAEAFDKYEPLQEQELSAETEADQIKHDSAGGTKKETIVAIDDNTDILEHLTEILQPYYKVFTATNGKDGLNVVQRKNPDLVICDIMMEGMDGIEVTEKIKTNLATSHIPVILLTAKNTVDAKIEGYEKGADSYIEKPFNSQLLITRIKSLIERRRLLKRKFMVLDAPADKVAPTSVDESFLKQVIATIEDNLTDSDFSVQGLVEAMQISQDQLYRKIKAITGLSINHFIRSIRLKKAAQLLREKRMNVSEVMFQVGFNNSSYFTRCFKTEFGATPSEFVNK